Genomic DNA from Flavobacterium sp. N502540:
TTGACAAGAAAATGATTGAGATTTAAATATAAAATAAAAGGTCTTTTTTATCGACACAGAACCTATGCCACTATGTGTTAAAATGAATTACTTCAACGTTTAATATTTTATTGAAAAGCATATACCAGACCCACGCCTAAGACTTGTCTTAGCTGGGCTCTTGGTCCGTTGTTAACTTGCGAAGTCGCTCCGGTAGCAGGATCCCAAACGTCTTTTTTGGTTTTGATATCATCATCGTACACCAGGTGTACACCAATATTTGCTTTTACATAAGCATTTACTACAAGATCCAGGCGGGTATCATAATCTACGTCGACGTTTCCAAATTTGTTTAGATAATCGGTATACAAACTCAATCGGTTTTCGTAGAAGATGTTTTTGTAAATCTCGGTTTTCATGTATCCGGTAAGCAGAATACCAAATTCGGCTTTTACCTTCTGTCCGTTTTCAACTAAAATTTTAGAACTTGGGTCCATTGGATCCACTATGTAAGTCGCTTTTCGCACACCAAAAGCTCCCTGATTGGCTAAAGTCTGATCTAGAACCAAGGTGGTTTTTAGGGTTATTGGAGAGAAATATAAGGTTCGGTTTTTCTTTTTGTCTGAATTTTCAGCTCCGGCTCCAAGGAAGACATAAGCCGGTGCAAAAGGTCTGGAGATGGCAATATCCTTGTTCGGATAATTGTATCCATCAGTAAATTGAGTATTGAAGTTGAATTTCGCCGAGTAGTACCAATTTGAGAGCGTATCTTTTCTAAAACCATAGGTTGAATTGAATAGAAAAGCATCATCGGTTTTTCGCAATTCTGTACCGTCCTGCTGGTTTAAACCGTATTTTATAATAAGTTCATTGGCCCATTTGTGGTTTCCTTTAATGTAAGTTCGGTTGAACTCACCTTTAAAAAGTCCCGAGATCGAGCTTGTTCCCCCCGCGCTCCAGTTTACAAAAGCAATTTCGGAAATGTCAAAGCCCAGTTGATTTTTTTTGGTCCAGTTTGATGGAGGTGCAGGTAATTCACCAGGATCCAAAGTCGTTTGTATAATTTGAGCAAAGTTATTTGAAGTACACAAAAGCAGCAAAAGCAAAAGGGTAGAACGCAATAATTTCATTGTGATTTTATTTTTTGACAGCGCAAAATAATTATTTTGTATCGTTTGAAAAAAGATTTATTAAACTTTTAACGTCAATTTTACACAATTGTTGTAACTGATTAACTGTTCCATGCTCGATAAACGTGTCCGGAATACCCAAAACCTCGATGGTATTTTTGAAATTATGTGAGGCTGCAAACTCTAAAATGGCACTTCCAAAACCACCATTTACAGTACCGTCTTCGACCGTAATTATCCTTTCGAAACTTGAAAAAACACCGATTAAGGTATTGGTGTCTAGTGGTTTAATAAAAGGGAGGTCGTAATGAGCAATGGCCTCTGGATTCTGAGATTTGTTTATTGCTTCGATCACATTATTTCCAATTGTTCCGGTAGACAAAACGGCGATTTTTGTCCCCTCTTTTAAACAGTTTGCTGTGCCAATTTCAATTTTTTTATAATGTCCGAAATTTTCTACTTCCCAATTTGGGATGACGCCGCGGCCTCTTGGATATCGAATGGCGATGGGATGATTTAATCCCAATTGTGCCGTATATAAAATATTCTGTAAGTCAATTTCGTTGAGAGGAGCATAAATAATCAGGTTCGGAATCGCACGTAAATAGGCAATATCAAAAACACCATGATGTGTTGCACCATCTTCGCCTACTAACCCGGCACGGTCAAGACAAAAAATAACAGGCAAGTTTTGCAGTGCGACATCGTGGATGACCTGATCGTAAGCGCGCTGTAAAAAAGTCGAATAAATATTGCAGTAGACCGTCATTCCCTGTGTAACCATTCCCGCAGCAAGTGTTACTGCATGCTGTTCGGCTATTCCAACGTCAAAAGCGCGTTCGGGAATCTCATCCATCATAAATTTAAGAGAACTTCCGGATGGCATTGCCGGAGTGATTCCGATGATTTTTTCGTTCTTTTTGGCTAAATCTAAGATCGTAAGACCAAAAACGTCCTGATATTTAGGAGGTAAATTTTCTTCTGATTTGGAATAAAGTTCTCCGGTGGAAGCATCAAATTTTCCCGGAGCATGATATTTTACCTGATTTTCTTCAGCCTGCTGTAAACCCTTTCCTTTTGTGGTTACAATATGTAGAAATTTAGGGCCTTTTATCTTCTTTAAACGATTAAGCTCTTTGATTAAGGCAGGAAGGTCATGACCGTCAATTGGCCCTGAATAATCAAAGTTTAACGACTTGATGATGTTATTCTGTTTCGGATTTTTCCCGTTTTTAACCGCTGTTAAATATTTTTTCAAAGCCCCTACACTTGGGTCAATCCCGATAGCATTATCGTTTAGAATGACCAAAAGATTAGCATCTGTAACCCCGGCATGATTCAAACCTTCAAAAGCCATTCCTGAAGCAATCGAAGCATCACCAATTACGGCTATATGCTGTTTGTCGAAATCACCTTTTAGTTTTGAAGCAATGGCCATTCCAAGCGCCGCTGAAATAGAAGTAGAGGAATGTCCTACGCCAAATGTGTCATAAATACTTTCGGTTCTTTTTGGAAAACCGGAAATACCTTCAAGCTGTCTGTTCGTATGAAAAATTTCCCTTCTTTCCGTCAAAATTTTATGCCCGTAAGCCTGATGTCCAACATCCCAAACCAATAAATCGTCAGGAGTATTAAACACATAATGAAGTGCAATGGTCAATTCGATTACACCCAGACTGGAGCCTAAATGCCCTTCTTTAACCGAAACAACATCAATAATAAAATCGCGTAATTCCTGTGCAACCTGAGAAAGCTGCGCTTCGGTTAATAAGCGTAAATCAGCGGGATTGTATATGTTGGAGAGTAAGTTACTTTTCATTGTAAGGTAAAAAGCAAATTTACGGTTTTAAATTTAATTATTGTTTTTTGAGTTTTTAACAGGAACTTTAAATAGGGGAGTTTTATAGAAATGAGACAATTAATAGCGTTAATTGCCTCAAAAAAACGCTATTTATGAGGCGATTAATTTTATTGAACTAAGTTCTACAGAAAAAGCTAAGTTTTGATTAGCGCTTTCCTGACGTTAACTCAGGAGAAATTATTTCAAAAAAACTATTTTTGCACTTATGATAAATCCCTTCACCGACGAATACTTCATGAAAAAAGCTTTGCAGGAAGCTGAAATGGCTTTTGATAAAGGCGAAATTCCTGTTGGAGCAATCATTGTAGTTGCCGATAAAATTATTGCAAGAAGCCATAATTTAACCGAATTGCTTAATGATGTTACGGCTCATGCCGAAATGCAGGCGATAACCGCTGCTGCCAATTTCTTAGGTGGAAAATACCTCAAAGACTGCACATTGTATGTTACCCTCGAACCTTGCCAGATGTGTGCAGGGGCTTTGTATTGGAGTCAGATTTCAAAAATTGTTTTTGGTGCTCGCGATGAACAACGCGGTTTTATGACCATGGGAACCAAATTACACCCAAAAACAACTGTGGTTTCCGGAGTGATGGCCAATGAAGCTGCCGATTTGATGAAACGCTTTTTTGTAGAGAGACGGAAATAATTAGAATAAATATCCCCCCAGATAGACACATATAAATATCATAAAGCAATTAAAGCAGATGATATTATAAAATGTATTTTCTGAAAAGCCTTTTTTTGAAAGTAATATTTTTGTACTTATTCCTATTGAAATAAGGAGAATAAGACAAGTGTAAAATTGAATCCCATTAATACTTAAGTCGCTTGAAAGAAGATTGGTGTAATTTCTTGTTTTGGATTTTATTTTTGTCACAAACTTAAATAATAAAGAAGTTTCAATTTCAATATTATCTTCTTCAATGCCTTCTTTTGCAGTAGAAAAAGTAAATCCCGTTCGTGTAAAATAATGATAAGAAACTTTTTGTTTGGATTTTCCTGAAGTTCGAATAAGGTACCGGGTTATTGTATCATTAGTTCTCGAAGAGGGTAAAACATAATAGTCTGCAAAAGCAACTAAAATCAGAAATGAAATTACCCCCAGCAGATATACAATGGTATTTTTGTTTTTAACGATAAATTCATTTTCTGTAGAATAGTTGTTGGCGTTGCGGGACATTTTTTGCATATTAAGATATACGAAATATACTGTTTTTGTAATAACCTTTTTTGAATTTTCAACAAAAGTTAAATAATTCAATCTACTGAATTTTCCTCTTAAAAGATTTAGAAAAATACATTATATTTATGCAATATAATTGACACACCACTAGTTTATTTATATAGCGGTAGAAGCTAAAGTAAACTGTCAATTTCCAAATTCGTAAACCTGTAATTCTAAATAAAAGTGAAAGTAAAAGGACTATTTCTCGTGTTTTGTACGTTTTTTATTTTTCAATCCTGTGGCCGCAAATCAGCAGCCGATTTCAATTCCGATTTTTCATTATTCAAAGAGTACATTGTCAGTTTTACAGGAGGCATCGTCTCTTCGGAATCTGATATTAGAGTTGTTTTGGCTTTTGATAAAAAAGAATGGAAAGTTAATCAGGAATTAGACGACGATTTATTTGATATCTCGCCAAATGTACGCGGAAAACTAGTAGCACTCTCAACCAATACGATTGCTTTTATTCCGGAGAAAAAACTGGAAGCAGGAACAGAATATCAGGTGACTTTAAACTTAGATAAGCTTATCACTATTCCGAAAGAGAAAGAAGCAACACTTTCAAAGTTCAATTTTACCGTTAAAACCATCAAACAGGATTTTACTATCAATACTGAGGATATTCAATCTTATAGTAAAGATTACCAATATCTGAACTGCGTATTAAAAACGGCTGATAATATGGATGTCGAAACAGCTAAAAAATTAGTTACAGCCAATCAGAACGGGAAAGAGGTTAAAATTAAATTTGAAAAACAAACGGGAACAGCTAAAGAGTTCCGTTTCAAAATTGATAGTATTCAGCGGTTTTTAGAAGCTTCAAATTTGGAAATCGCATACGATGGAAGTGATTTTGATATTGAGCAGAAAGGGCAATTGGATTATCCAATTACAGGTGTGAATGAATTTAAAATTGTAAAAGTCGATATTCCGGAAGGGAACAATCAGTCGATTTTAATTAATTTCTCGGAACCTTTAGAAAAAGGGCAGGATTTTAAAGGATTGGTCTCTATTCAGAATACAAACAATTTAAAATTTTCGACTCAGGGGAATGTGCTGAAAGTATATTTTAGCAATACAGCCCCGGAGAAAAAAGAAGTTCCGGCAGTGGTAGAAGAAAGTGCAGACTTAGCAGTTGATTCGTCAGCTGTCATTGTCGATTCAGCAGCGGTTGCAACGGATAGTGCTGTGGTAGTGGTTCAGAATGAAGAAGTGACTGAGGAACCGGAGGCGGTTTTATCGGGAGAATTGTTACTTGAAGTTTTTGAGGGAATTGAAAGTCAGTACGGCAAAAAGATGGACGCCAATTATACCGAGAAAATCAATTTTGACCAAATAAAACCTAACGTTCGATTGGTTAAAAATGGAACGATTCTGCCAAGTTCAAACAACCTGAAATTGAATTTTGAAGCAGTCAATCTAAGTGCGGTTGATGTAAAGGTGTATAAAATTTACAAGAACAATATTCTTCAGTTTTTGCAGTATAATGAACTGAACGGAAGTCAGAATCTCAAGAAAGTGGCACAACCCATAGCCAAAACCACACTGAATTTAGTCGAAAGCAAACTGATAAATCCGGCTAAGTGGAACACCTTTGCTCTCGATTTATCTAAAATCATTACGCCGGAACCAGGTGCAATTTACCGTGTAGAATTTGTTTACAAAAAGAAATATTCCCTTTATAAATGTGAAACCTCCGAAGAAAGTTCGGAGGAAGAGGAGGAGGAAGTAGATGAAAATGATGTTAACTACAGTGGCAATTCATACGACGATTACTATTATGACGATTACGACTGGAGAGAAAGTCAGGATCCTTGTACAGGATCATACTACTATAATGCCAGAATTGCGACAAATATCTTAGCAACCGATTTAGGGGTTATAGCCAAAAGAGGCGAAAATAAATCGTATCTCTTTGCAGTCAATAATATCGTAACCACAGAGCCGGTTTCGAATGCGAGAGTGGACCTGTACACCTTTCAACAGCAAAAAATTGCAACTGCCGCAACAAGTAGCGAAGGAATTGCTACGTTTCAGCTCAATAAGTTTGCTTACTTTGCTATTGTTACTTTAGGAGACCAGTCCACTTATGTGAAGTTGGATGATGGCTATTCGTTATCGGTAAGTAATTTTGATGTTGCGGGTGAAACTTTGCAAAAAGGCTTAAAAGGATTTATCTACGGCGAGCGTGGTGTTTGGCGTCCGGGAGATAATTTGTATCTGTCCTTTCTCTTAAACGATGCGTCGAATAAACTTCCAAAATCACACCCGATTAAATTTAGATTAAATGATCCGAATGGTAAAACAACTTATCAGACGATTCAGAAAACAAACGACCTGAATCATTACAGTTTTATCGTTCCAACAAGTGCCGACGCGCCAACAGGAAATTGGGAAGCAATGATAAGTGTGGGTGGTGCCAAGTTTTACAAAAGCATTAAAATCGAAACGATTAAACCGAATCGTTTAAAAATTAAAAATAATTTCTCCAGAAAAACATTATCATCCTCTTATCCAAATACCAGTACACTTGAAGTGACCTGGCTTCATGGTGCCATTGCAAAAAATCTGAATGTAGAAATGCAGGCAAAATTTTCGCAGCAGACTACCACATTTAAAGGATATGAGAAGTTTAATTTTGACGATTTGGTGCGCCAGTTTAGTTCAGAAGAAATTAATATTTTCTCCGGAAAATTAAATGAGAACGGAAAAGCATCGGTTGATATCCACCCAAAGCTACAAGGGCAGGCTCCCGGTATGTTGCGTGCCGCCTTCATCACAAAAGTATATGAAGAAGGAGGTGATTTTAGTACGGATGTTATTTCGACGACTTATTCACCCTACAAAACTTATGTTGGGATAAAAGCACCGGAACCTAACAAATATGGAATGCTGGAAACCAGAACAAACAACCGTTTTGATATTGTTACGGTGGATGAAAATGGAAGGCCAAAATCAGTGAGAAATCTGGAGGTAAAAGTGTATAAAGTAGATTGGCGCTGGTGGTGGGACGCTTCCAGTGATAATCTTTCAAATTACAACTCATCAGATGCAACCACTTCTTATAAATCTTTTGTGATCAATACAGATTCCAGCGG
This window encodes:
- a CDS encoding nucleoside deaminase — protein: MINPFTDEYFMKKALQEAEMAFDKGEIPVGAIIVVADKIIARSHNLTELLNDVTAHAEMQAITAAANFLGGKYLKDCTLYVTLEPCQMCAGALYWSQISKIVFGARDEQRGFMTMGTKLHPKTTVVSGVMANEAADLMKRFFVERRK
- a CDS encoding alpha-2-macroglobulin family protein — encoded protein: MKVKGLFLVFCTFFIFQSCGRKSAADFNSDFSLFKEYIVSFTGGIVSSESDIRVVLAFDKKEWKVNQELDDDLFDISPNVRGKLVALSTNTIAFIPEKKLEAGTEYQVTLNLDKLITIPKEKEATLSKFNFTVKTIKQDFTINTEDIQSYSKDYQYLNCVLKTADNMDVETAKKLVTANQNGKEVKIKFEKQTGTAKEFRFKIDSIQRFLEASNLEIAYDGSDFDIEQKGQLDYPITGVNEFKIVKVDIPEGNNQSILINFSEPLEKGQDFKGLVSIQNTNNLKFSTQGNVLKVYFSNTAPEKKEVPAVVEESADLAVDSSAVIVDSAAVATDSAVVVVQNEEVTEEPEAVLSGELLLEVFEGIESQYGKKMDANYTEKINFDQIKPNVRLVKNGTILPSSNNLKLNFEAVNLSAVDVKVYKIYKNNILQFLQYNELNGSQNLKKVAQPIAKTTLNLVESKLINPAKWNTFALDLSKIITPEPGAIYRVEFVYKKKYSLYKCETSEESSEEEEEEVDENDVNYSGNSYDDYYYDDYDWRESQDPCTGSYYYNARIATNILATDLGVIAKRGENKSYLFAVNNIVTTEPVSNARVDLYTFQQQKIATAATSSEGIATFQLNKFAYFAIVTLGDQSTYVKLDDGYSLSVSNFDVAGETLQKGLKGFIYGERGVWRPGDNLYLSFLLNDASNKLPKSHPIKFRLNDPNGKTTYQTIQKTNDLNHYSFIVPTSADAPTGNWEAMISVGGAKFYKSIKIETIKPNRLKIKNNFSRKTLSSSYPNTSTLEVTWLHGAIAKNLNVEMQAKFSQQTTTFKGYEKFNFDDLVRQFSSEEINIFSGKLNENGKASVDIHPKLQGQAPGMLRAAFITKVYEEGGDFSTDVISTTYSPYKTYVGIKAPEPNKYGMLETRTNNRFDIVTVDENGRPKSVRNLEVKVYKVDWRWWWDASSDNLSNYNSSDATTSYKSFVINTDSSGKGSIQFSLTDEEWGRYLIRVADHTDGHATALTVNIDWPIWSGKTRNRDASTANMLVFSTDKKNYAVGEKAQISFPSSEGGRALISIENGSKVVQTIWAKTKQGETKVEIPITAAMAPNVYFNITLLQPHASTKNDSPIRMYGIVPIEVVDKNTILAPTLSMPDVLKPEQTFTVKVGEKTGKEMTYTIAVVDEGLLDLTRFKTPNAWDSFYVREALGVKTWDIYDDVIGAYGGKINQIFSIGGDQDLGGGKAKKANRFKPVVLYYGPFKLEKGQTKAHQLKLPKYIGSVRTMVVAGDASTSAYGSVEKATPVKSPLMVLASLPRKISPSEKVTIPVTVFATEKNIKKVTIQLRTSGGLKVMGSAAQSLSFAQPDEKMAYFNLVVGSATGIGKVQVIATSGKEKSVYDVEIDMTNPNPVTNTYTDVVLPPNSSKTITWKTFGVSGSNKARLEVSSMPTINLNGRLQYLIQYPHGCVEQTTSSVFPQLFLSDIVDLDNTRKGIIQKNITAGISKLGSFQLPSGGLTYWQGSTTADDWGSSYAGHFLIEAEKKGYVLPINFKSKWISYQQREAKQWRFEPKYGNDLAQAYRLYTLALAGNADLSSMNRLRETKGISNESMLRLAAAYVLAGQKSAGQNLLLRTSIDNESSEYNYYYYGSSERNRAMALETMLLLGQKQKAFTMASKLAKEMSTNQWMSTQTTAYCLYAMSKFAAGNGPKGINLQFSKNGKGETINTQKTIADRSLTVQTGANSVVLKNLKNNTVYVRVLNTGILPIGQENAIQSDVSATIVFKNRKGGVINVSKISQGTEFVAEVTVRNQRNESVQNVALSQILPSGFEIVNTRFTDYGDAVNNIADYIDIRDDRTNFYFGMKSRETKVFRILLNASYLGNYYLPGLQCEAMYDNTFLARTKGFWVEVVK
- a CDS encoding 1-deoxy-D-xylulose-5-phosphate synthase; translation: MKSNLLSNIYNPADLRLLTEAQLSQVAQELRDFIIDVVSVKEGHLGSSLGVIELTIALHYVFNTPDDLLVWDVGHQAYGHKILTERREIFHTNRQLEGISGFPKRTESIYDTFGVGHSSTSISAALGMAIASKLKGDFDKQHIAVIGDASIASGMAFEGLNHAGVTDANLLVILNDNAIGIDPSVGALKKYLTAVKNGKNPKQNNIIKSLNFDYSGPIDGHDLPALIKELNRLKKIKGPKFLHIVTTKGKGLQQAEENQVKYHAPGKFDASTGELYSKSEENLPPKYQDVFGLTILDLAKKNEKIIGITPAMPSGSSLKFMMDEIPERAFDVGIAEQHAVTLAAGMVTQGMTVYCNIYSTFLQRAYDQVIHDVALQNLPVIFCLDRAGLVGEDGATHHGVFDIAYLRAIPNLIIYAPLNEIDLQNILYTAQLGLNHPIAIRYPRGRGVIPNWEVENFGHYKKIEIGTANCLKEGTKIAVLSTGTIGNNVIEAINKSQNPEAIAHYDLPFIKPLDTNTLIGVFSSFERIITVEDGTVNGGFGSAILEFAASHNFKNTIEVLGIPDTFIEHGTVNQLQQLCKIDVKSLINLFSNDTK
- a CDS encoding DUF3078 domain-containing protein, which codes for MKLLRSTLLLLLLLCTSNNFAQIIQTTLDPGELPAPPSNWTKKNQLGFDISEIAFVNWSAGGTSSISGLFKGEFNRTYIKGNHKWANELIIKYGLNQQDGTELRKTDDAFLFNSTYGFRKDTLSNWYYSAKFNFNTQFTDGYNYPNKDIAISRPFAPAYVFLGAGAENSDKKKNRTLYFSPITLKTTLVLDQTLANQGAFGVRKATYIVDPMDPSSKILVENGQKVKAEFGILLTGYMKTEIYKNIFYENRLSLYTDYLNKFGNVDVDYDTRLDLVVNAYVKANIGVHLVYDDDIKTKKDVWDPATGATSQVNNGPRAQLRQVLGVGLVYAFQ